A window from Eubalaena glacialis isolate mEubGla1 chromosome 1, mEubGla1.1.hap2.+ XY, whole genome shotgun sequence encodes these proteins:
- the SCG2 gene encoding secretogranin-2 produces MAEAKTHWLGAALSLIPLIFLFSEAEAASFQRNQLLQKEPDIRLENVQRFPSPEMIRALEYIEKLRQQAHKEESSLDYNPYQGVSVLLQQKENGDLPESSRDSLSEDEWMKIILEALRQAENEPQSAPKENKPYTLNSEKNFPMDMPDDYETQQWPERKLKHMRFPPIYEENSRDNPFKRTNEIVEEQYTPQSLATLESVFQELGKLTGPNNQKRERVDEEQKLYTDDEDDIYKANNIAYEDVVGGEDWNPVEEKIESQTQEEVRDSKENIEKNEQINDEMKRSGQLGLQDEDFQKESKDQLSDDVSKVIAYLKRLVNAAGSGRSQNGQNGERATRLFEKPLDSQSIYQLIEISRNLQIPPEDLIDMLKTGEKPSVSVEPEQELEIPFDPEDISEVDLDHPDLFQNKMLSKNGYPKTPGRAVAEALPDGLSVEDILNLLGMENAANQKPPYFPNQYNQEKVLSRLPYGPGRSKANQLPKAVWMPDVENRQMAYENLNDKDQELGEYLAKMLVKYPEIMNSNQVKRVPSQGSSEDDLQEENQIEQALKERLNQHSSQETDKLASVSKRLPVGSPKSDDTPNRQYLDEDLLMKVLEYLNQEKAEKGREHIAKRAMENM; encoded by the coding sequence ATGGCAGAAGCTAAGACTCACTGGCTTGGAGCAGCCCTGTCTCTCATCCCTTtaattttcctcttctctgaggCCGAAGCAGCTTCATTTCAGAGAAACCAGCTGCTTCAGAAGGAACCAGATATCAGATTGGAAAATGTCCAAAGGTTTCCCAGTCCTGAAATGATCAGGGCTTTGGAGTACATAGAAAAGCTCCGACAACAAGCTCACAAAGAAGAAAGCAGCCTAGACTACAATCCCTACCAAGGTGTCTCTGTTCTCCTTCAGCAAAAAGAAAATGGTGACTTGCCAGAAAGTTCAAGGGATTCCCTGAGTGAAGATGAGTGGATGAAGATAATACTTGAAGCTTTGAGACAGGCTGAAAATGAGCCCCAGTCTGCACCAAAAGAAAACAAGCCCTATACCTTGAATTCAGAAAAGAACTTTCCAATGGACATGCCTGATGATTATGAGACTCAACAGTGGCCGGAGAGAAAGCTCAAGCACATGAGATTCCCTCCTATATATGAAGAGAATTCCAGGGACAACCCCTTTAAACGCACAAATGAAATAGTAGAGGAACAATATACTCCTCAAAGCCTTGCTACGTTGGAATCTGTCTTCCAAGAGCTGGGGAAACTGACGGGACCAAACAACCAGAAGCGTGAAAGGGTTGATGAGGAGCAAAAACTTTACACAGATGATGAAGATGATATCTACAAGGCTAATAACATTGCCTATGAAGACGTGGTTGGGGGAGAAGATTGGAACCcagtagaggaaaaaatagagagTCAAACCCAGGAAGAGGTAAGAGACAGCaaagagaatatagaaaaaaatgaacaaatcaatGATGAAATGAAGCGTTCAGGGCAGCTGGGCCTCCAGGATGAAGATTTCCAGAAAGAGAGTAAAGACCAACTCTCAGATGATGTCTCCAAAGTAATTGCCTATCTGAAAAGGTTAGTGAATGCTGCAGGAAGTGGGAGGTCACAGAATGGGCAAAACGGGGAAAGAGCAACCAGGCTTTTTGAGAAACCACTTGATTCTCAATCTATTTATCAGCTGATTGAAATCTCAAGGAATTTACAAATACCCCCTGAAGACTTAATTGACATGCTCAAAACTGGGGAGAAGCCAAGTGTATCAGTGGAACCAGAGCAGGAGCTTGAAATTCCCTTTGACCCTGAAGACATCTCAGAGGTGGACTTAGACCATCCAGATCTGTTCCAAAATAAGATGCTCTCCAAGAATGGCTACCCCAAAACACCTGGTCGTGCTGTGGCAGAGGCTCTACCAGATGGGCTCAGTGTTGAGgacattttaaatcttttagGGATGGAAAATGCAGCAAATCAAAAGCCTCCATATTTTCCCAATCAGTATAACCAAGAGAAGGTTCTGTCAAGACTCCCCTATGGTCCTGGAAGGTCTAAAGCAAACCAACTTCCCAAAGCTGTCTGGATGCCAGATGTTGAAAACAGACAAATGGCATATGAAAACCTGAATGACAAGGATCAAGAATTAGGGGAGTACTTGGCCAAGATGCTAGTTAAATACCCTGAAATCATGAATTCAAACCAAGTGAAGCGAGTTCCCAGTCAAGGCTCATCTGAAGATGATCTACAGGAAGAGAACCAAATCGAGCAGGCCCTCAAAGAACGTTTGAATCAACACAGCTCTCAGGAGACTGACAAACTGGCCTCGGTAAGCAAAAGGCTCCCTGTGGGGTCCCCAAAGAGTGATGATACCCCCAACAGACAGTACTTGGATGAAGATCTGTTAATGAAAGTGCTGGAATACCTCAACcaagaaaaggcagaaaagggaagggaGCATATTGCTAAGAGAGCAATGGAAAATATGTAA